From one Gracilibacillus salinarum genomic stretch:
- a CDS encoding DUF4367 domain-containing protein yields MRETEQKERFIQFLKEDYQTIDDSHSSKEESWKRIEKSLSKNKTKRPSKTLLAVAAILVVLLGAACLQTNQVQAFDWFVNIFVTDNGDTTQITQTTNDESNENGLPDMSNLAVEEVEQKEYVVSFDKAQSMTQFYLLKPTYLPEHYELAKVNVLEEESQISRVSLRFVKADGQLIRLTQTYQPDEFASAKVVDNKDTKVKNVPLSDGEARLVEFRDGDRQLIWSTPHMNWLLEGVISEKEIIKVAESLE; encoded by the coding sequence ATGCGAGAAACAGAACAAAAGGAACGATTTATTCAATTTTTGAAGGAAGACTATCAAACTATTGATGATTCGCATTCGTCTAAAGAAGAAAGCTGGAAACGAATAGAGAAAAGTTTATCAAAAAATAAAACAAAAAGACCATCGAAAACCTTACTGGCTGTAGCTGCGATTTTGGTTGTATTACTTGGTGCAGCATGTTTACAAACGAATCAGGTTCAGGCTTTTGATTGGTTTGTTAATATTTTTGTGACGGATAATGGCGATACCACCCAAATTACTCAGACGACAAATGATGAGTCAAACGAAAATGGGCTGCCTGATATGAGTAATTTAGCAGTGGAGGAAGTGGAACAGAAGGAATATGTCGTATCCTTTGATAAGGCTCAGTCTATGACTCAATTTTATTTATTAAAACCGACATATTTACCTGAACACTATGAATTGGCTAAAGTGAATGTGTTAGAGGAAGAGTCCCAAATATCACGGGTATCGTTGCGCTTTGTTAAGGCGGACGGACAATTAATACGTTTAACACAAACGTATCAGCCCGATGAATTTGCCAGTGCAAAAGTAGTCGACAATAAGGATACGAAGGTGAAGAATGTCCCATTGTCAGATGGAGAAGCAAGGTTAGTTGAATTTAGAGATGGTGATAGGCAATTAATCTGGAGCACGCCTCACATGAATTGGTTGCTTGAAGGGGTTATTTCAGAAAAGGAAATCATAAAAGTGGCAGAGTCCCTGGAATGA
- a CDS encoding PucR family transcriptional regulator: MHLTIKEALGVFPFSQSKLVAGTQSTTRWITAVNIMDAPDIQNWVKKGELLFTTAFIWKDNLDKAINIIKELENKQCAGLGIKLGRYWKEIPQAIIDIANKLDFPIFELPYSYTFSDQIKALYDEAHLKKEKWLHDKLVTQKELLTFQQLDHDFDDYLTLVARFIQYPFTLLSADLEVLHNYTKLTAAQLLQKWQNNQAEHISLELIHKGEHYGYLFILDDVDNQLTKEEEMLFDQIGEIVAAYLSNHPKSLANIEKEVSFQSLLKDYTENRIDIATFAEQLTAEEQPLTASPYWTILLNNSNDLTSNEILILKEKMIRHPYFKSYLLKFFTWQGYPLAVVFDPNAKDRVFQRTNLFLPVLEELLHAANIQGHLIVSRQHQELAAFPSSVQECTNASRLAKELDYNENVIITEDLDFFSLYQYIPDHLMETFYQNTFDTLLHDSTNFEKDMLATLETYIECNGNLKEVANRLFVHRNTVVYRLDKISNLLQIDLKNIDDLLRVKMALTFIQLKNIRKQIS, from the coding sequence GTGCATTTAACCATCAAAGAAGCATTAGGTGTATTCCCGTTTTCTCAGTCAAAGCTAGTAGCTGGCACTCAAAGTACAACTCGCTGGATCACAGCAGTAAATATTATGGATGCTCCCGATATTCAGAACTGGGTAAAAAAAGGAGAATTATTGTTCACTACAGCTTTTATATGGAAAGACAATTTAGATAAAGCTATAAATATTATTAAAGAGTTAGAGAATAAACAGTGTGCAGGATTAGGGATCAAGCTGGGGAGATATTGGAAGGAGATTCCACAGGCTATCATTGATATTGCAAACAAATTAGATTTTCCTATTTTTGAATTACCATATTCCTATACATTTTCAGACCAGATTAAAGCCTTATATGATGAAGCACATCTCAAAAAAGAAAAATGGCTTCATGATAAATTGGTCACACAAAAAGAATTACTTACCTTTCAACAGCTTGACCATGATTTTGATGATTACTTAACGCTTGTCGCAAGATTCATTCAATACCCATTCACCTTATTATCAGCAGATCTAGAGGTGCTGCACAATTATACAAAACTAACAGCTGCACAGTTGCTGCAAAAGTGGCAAAATAACCAAGCGGAACATATCTCATTGGAACTAATCCATAAGGGAGAACACTATGGTTATTTATTCATTCTCGATGATGTTGATAATCAATTAACCAAAGAAGAAGAAATGCTTTTCGATCAAATTGGTGAAATTGTAGCAGCATACCTATCCAACCACCCGAAAAGTTTAGCAAACATAGAAAAAGAAGTGTCTTTCCAATCATTATTGAAGGATTATACAGAAAACAGGATCGATATTGCCACCTTCGCAGAGCAGTTAACAGCAGAAGAGCAGCCACTAACAGCATCACCCTATTGGACGATTCTGTTGAATAACAGCAATGATTTAACAAGCAACGAAATTTTAATTTTGAAAGAAAAAATGATAAGACATCCATACTTTAAATCTTATCTATTAAAGTTTTTCACTTGGCAAGGGTATCCATTAGCCGTTGTTTTTGATCCCAACGCGAAAGATCGAGTATTTCAGCGAACCAATCTTTTTTTACCGGTATTAGAAGAATTGCTTCATGCAGCGAATATACAAGGACATTTGATCGTGAGCAGACAACATCAGGAACTAGCAGCTTTCCCTTCTTCTGTCCAGGAATGTACAAATGCTAGTCGTTTAGCTAAAGAACTAGATTACAACGAAAATGTTATCATCACAGAAGATCTGGATTTCTTTAGTTTATATCAATATATTCCAGATCATTTAATGGAAACCTTCTACCAAAATACATTCGACACATTGCTGCATGACAGTACTAACTTCGAGAAAGACATGCTGGCAACACTGGAGACATATATTGAATGTAACGGTAACTTAAAAGAAGTAGCAAACCGCTTGTTCGTACACCGGAATACGGTCGTCTACCGCCTTGATAAAATCAGTAATTTATTGCAAATCGATTTAAAGAACATCGACGACTTATTACGAGTGAAAATGGCACTCACCTTTATTCAACTTAAAAATATCAGGAAACAAATTTCCTGA
- a CDS encoding DUF6147 family protein — MKLFKLVFFPSCVFIFSLLFFSNETEAAENTATPQIKQDIIQIQTSEYIKEGNSSIRKINSQTIGSSCSTYSYSSVQQVSCNIYLQVRDKASGNWYTTDSNKRFVNYTSKSVSGSVNFKVEKGYQYRVRTIHSISHYGTIEQLISVTGSLSY, encoded by the coding sequence ATGAAATTATTCAAACTTGTATTTTTCCCATCATGTGTATTCATCTTTAGTTTATTATTTTTCAGCAATGAAACAGAGGCTGCAGAAAATACAGCCACGCCCCAGATCAAACAAGACATTATTCAAATTCAGACCAGTGAGTACATTAAAGAAGGAAATTCATCCATCCGCAAAATAAATTCGCAAACCATTGGCAGTAGCTGTAGTACCTATAGCTATTCATCTGTTCAGCAAGTTTCCTGTAATATTTATCTGCAAGTCAGAGACAAAGCATCAGGAAATTGGTATACAACAGACAGCAATAAACGATTTGTTAACTATACCAGTAAATCTGTCAGTGGCAGTGTAAACTTCAAAGTGGAGAAGGGCTATCAATACCGGGTCCGAACCATCCATTCCATCTCGCATTATGGCACGATCGAGCAACTCATCTCTGTTACCGGTTCATTATCGTATTAG
- a CDS encoding RNA polymerase sigma factor, translated as MFKKFLKKSEPTHEEFRLVYDMFYSRVYRDVFFITRDSHLAQDALQETFVKAYKHMNRLEDKERMGAWLSTIATRTAIDILRKRKGSSEILTEDMARQESQIEDLGPDVSNIVETNMMKSELLATVREMKAEYREVMLLRYVHDLSVKEIAAKLDINDGTVKTRLHRARSMVKEKVERDPKKQWIGGEV; from the coding sequence ATGTTTAAAAAATTCCTAAAAAAATCGGAACCTACTCACGAGGAATTCCGTCTAGTATATGATATGTTTTATTCAAGGGTTTATAGAGATGTTTTTTTTATTACACGTGATAGTCATTTAGCGCAGGATGCTTTGCAGGAAACATTTGTGAAGGCCTATAAGCATATGAATAGACTTGAAGATAAAGAAAGAATGGGGGCTTGGCTCTCTACAATTGCAACTAGAACAGCAATTGATATTCTCCGTAAACGCAAGGGATCGAGTGAAATTTTGACAGAGGATATGGCTAGGCAAGAGAGCCAAATAGAGGATCTTGGACCAGATGTGTCGAATATTGTAGAAACAAATATGATGAAAAGTGAACTGTTGGCTACAGTGCGTGAAATGAAAGCTGAATATCGAGAAGTGATGCTGCTTCGATATGTTCATGATTTGTCAGTGAAGGAAATAGCTGCAAAGTTGGATATAAATGATGGTACGGTAAAGACCAGATTACATCGTGCGAGAAGCATGGTGAAAGAGAAAGTGGAACGCGATCCTAAGAAACAATGGATTGGTGGTGAAGTGTAA
- a CDS encoding PucR family transcriptional regulator — protein MISRKSRKGMSLQKLLKLDPLQEAKQLSVQDADNVMVDHIHVIRSQADERFIRAGEFVLTTEYAFRHNAIELITFIEKLSERGAAGIGIKVDNYLTGVPEEVVRRAIALDFPVVEIAPDTVFSDVVQLVLEEIDHQKSEYLLSVYNRLHTFTNSIVAEEKLQDIVAELEQMIGNPIIIIDLTGNIIAPLLSIILDSNELYQLASALEKKAGTGTIEVELREEEFVAYAFPLTKKRIYSHTPYIACMETNQPLTDVDFLTLNKISSTLLVELTHLQFKDQKKEEYLSSFLRGLLLGEQTAMDQMKPQSAITNMNLDKMWLQVFILHTDEPSLMDQQYTIIKNNLNKTVKSKLLVTKYDREIVFLIADEDKQKLPLSIKMIENELERFWQHKENDVQFVLLIGKAVQKLADVSESYQQAMQTRNIYQEYDLEKRSVYFKDMHVYRLLYLLPNSEERNEYLQGILGPLLRNAKNEMLLETLRVYFTENKNMEISAKRLNIHYHTIVHRFERIKKLLGVDIEDPEVALELQIALKLMKNH, from the coding sequence ATGATAAGTAGAAAGAGCAGAAAAGGAATGTCTTTACAGAAATTATTAAAGCTTGACCCATTACAAGAAGCGAAACAATTATCTGTGCAGGATGCAGATAATGTAATGGTGGATCATATTCACGTTATTCGTTCACAAGCAGATGAACGGTTCATTCGCGCAGGTGAATTTGTCTTAACGACAGAATATGCATTTAGACACAATGCAATTGAACTAATCACGTTTATCGAGAAGCTTTCTGAGAGAGGTGCCGCGGGGATTGGGATAAAAGTGGATAACTATTTAACTGGTGTTCCAGAGGAAGTGGTACGTCGGGCAATTGCACTAGACTTTCCAGTAGTAGAAATTGCACCTGACACGGTTTTTTCTGATGTAGTGCAGCTAGTACTGGAAGAAATCGATCATCAGAAATCAGAGTATTTACTTTCTGTTTATAACCGATTGCATACTTTTACAAACTCTATTGTTGCGGAGGAGAAACTTCAAGATATAGTCGCCGAATTAGAACAAATGATAGGAAATCCTATTATTATTATAGATCTCACTGGGAATATAATAGCCCCGCTATTATCGATTATTTTAGATTCAAATGAGCTTTATCAACTGGCTTCTGCGTTGGAGAAGAAAGCAGGTACAGGAACTATTGAAGTAGAATTACGAGAGGAAGAGTTTGTTGCATATGCCTTTCCTCTAACTAAGAAGCGTATATATTCTCATACACCGTATATTGCTTGTATGGAAACGAATCAGCCATTGACAGACGTCGACTTTTTAACGTTGAATAAGATAAGTTCAACTCTGCTTGTAGAATTAACGCATTTGCAATTTAAAGATCAGAAGAAAGAAGAATATTTGTCGTCTTTTCTGCGGGGGTTATTACTCGGGGAGCAGACAGCGATGGATCAGATGAAACCTCAATCAGCCATTACCAATATGAATTTGGATAAAATGTGGTTGCAAGTATTTATTCTCCATACAGATGAACCATCGTTAATGGATCAACAATATACCATCATAAAGAATAATTTAAATAAAACTGTAAAAAGTAAATTATTAGTTACTAAGTATGATAGAGAGATTGTTTTTTTGATTGCCGATGAGGATAAACAGAAATTGCCGCTTAGTATCAAAATGATCGAAAATGAATTAGAACGCTTTTGGCAACATAAAGAGAATGATGTTCAATTTGTGTTATTAATTGGCAAAGCTGTACAAAAGCTTGCAGATGTAAGTGAAAGTTATCAGCAGGCGATGCAAACTCGTAACATCTATCAAGAATATGACCTTGAAAAAAGAAGTGTCTATTTCAAAGATATGCATGTCTATCGGTTGTTGTACTTGCTGCCAAATTCAGAAGAACGGAACGAATATCTTCAAGGTATTTTGGGACCGTTGTTACGAAATGCCAAAAACGAGATGTTGCTAGAAACATTGCGTGTTTATTTTACTGAAAACAAAAACATGGAAATATCAGCGAAACGGTTAAACATTCATTATCATACAATTGTTCATAGGTTTGAACGTATCAAGAAGTTGCTTGGTGTGGATATAGAGGACCCTGAGGTTGCGCTAGAATTACAGATTGCGTTAAAGCTAATGAAGAACCACTAA